A stretch of Eschrichtius robustus isolate mEscRob2 chromosome 6, mEscRob2.pri, whole genome shotgun sequence DNA encodes these proteins:
- the CFAP298 gene encoding cilia- and flagella-associated protein 298 isoform X1 yields MVLLHVKRGDESQFLLQAPGSTELEELTVQVARVYNARLKVQRVCSEMEELAEHGVFLPPNMQGLTDDQIEDLKLKDEWGEKCVPSAGSVFKKDDIGRRNGQAPNEKMKQVLKKTIEEAKAIISKKHVEANVCVTMEMVKDALDQLRGAVMIVYPMGLPPYDPIRMEFENKEDLSGSQAALSVITESEAQLWWAAKELRRTKKLSDYVGKNEKTKIIVKIQRRGQGAPAREPIISSEEQKQLMLYYHRRQEELKKLEENDDDSCLNSPWADNTALKRHFHGVKDIKWRPR; encoded by the exons ATGGTTCTGCTGCACGTGAAGCGGGGCGACGAGAGCCAGTTCCTGCTGCAGGCGCCGGGGAGCACGGAGCTGGAGGAGCTCACGGTGCAGGTGGCCCGGGTCTACAACGCGCGGCTCAAGGTGCAGCGCGTCTGCTCAG aaatggaaGAATTAGCAGAACATGGCGTGTTTCTCCCTCCCAATATGCAAGGACTGACTGATGACCAGATTGAAGATTTGAAATTAAAGGATGAATGGGGTGAAAAGTGTGTCCCCAGTGCGGGTTCAGTATTTAAAAAGGATGATATTGGACGAAGGAATGGACAAG ctccAAATGAAAAGATGAAGCAAGTTTTAAAGAAGACTATAGAAGAAGCCAAAGCAATAATATCTAAG AAACACGTGGAAGCCAATGTCTGCGTTACCATGGAGATGGTGAAAGACGCCTTGGACCAGCTTCGAGGTGCAGTGATGATTGTTTATCCCATGGGGTTGCCGCCATACGATCCTATCCGGAtggaatttgaaaataaagaagaTCTGTCGGGGAGTCAG GCAGCACTCAGTGTCATCACAGAATCAGAGGCACAATTGTGGTGGGCAGCGAAGGAGCTAAGACGAACAAAGAAGCTTTCGGACTACGTGGGGAAGAATGAAAAAACCAAAATTATCGTCAAGATTCAGCGG agggggcagggagctCCAGCGCGAGAACCCATCATTAGCAGTGAGGAGCAGAAACAGCTGATGCTCTATTATCACAGAAGACAAGAGGAGCTCAAG AAATTGGAAGAAAATGACGACGATTCCTGTTTAAATTCTCCGTGGGCAGATAACACTGCtttgaaaagacattttcatGGAGTAAAAGACATAAAGTGGAGACCAAGATGA
- the CFAP298 gene encoding cilia- and flagella-associated protein 298 isoform X2, producing the protein MVLLHVKRGDESQFLLQAPGSTELEELTVQVARVYNARLKVQRVCSEMEELAEHGVFLPPNMQGLTDDQIEDLKLKDEWGEKCVPSAGSVFKKDDIGRRNGQAPNEKMKQVLKKTIEEAKAIISKKHVEANVCVTMEMVKDALDQLRGAVMIVYPMGLPPYDPIRMEFENKEDLSGSQAALSVITESEAQLWWAAKELRRTKKLSDYVGKNEKTKIIVKIQRQSAKAVVRREL; encoded by the exons ATGGTTCTGCTGCACGTGAAGCGGGGCGACGAGAGCCAGTTCCTGCTGCAGGCGCCGGGGAGCACGGAGCTGGAGGAGCTCACGGTGCAGGTGGCCCGGGTCTACAACGCGCGGCTCAAGGTGCAGCGCGTCTGCTCAG aaatggaaGAATTAGCAGAACATGGCGTGTTTCTCCCTCCCAATATGCAAGGACTGACTGATGACCAGATTGAAGATTTGAAATTAAAGGATGAATGGGGTGAAAAGTGTGTCCCCAGTGCGGGTTCAGTATTTAAAAAGGATGATATTGGACGAAGGAATGGACAAG ctccAAATGAAAAGATGAAGCAAGTTTTAAAGAAGACTATAGAAGAAGCCAAAGCAATAATATCTAAG AAACACGTGGAAGCCAATGTCTGCGTTACCATGGAGATGGTGAAAGACGCCTTGGACCAGCTTCGAGGTGCAGTGATGATTGTTTATCCCATGGGGTTGCCGCCATACGATCCTATCCGGAtggaatttgaaaataaagaagaTCTGTCGGGGAGTCAG GCAGCACTCAGTGTCATCACAGAATCAGAGGCACAATTGTGGTGGGCAGCGAAGGAGCTAAGACGAACAAAGAAGCTTTCGGACTACGTGGGGAAGAATGAAAAAACCAAAATTATCGTCAAGATTCAGCGG CAGTCGGCGAAGGCAGTTGTAAGACGTGAGCTGTAA
- the CFAP298 gene encoding cilia- and flagella-associated protein 298 isoform X3, which produces MVLLHVKRGDESQFLLQAPGSTELEELTVQVARVYNARLKVQRVCSEMEELAEHGVFLPPNMQGLTDDQIEDLKLKDEWGEKCVPSAGSVFKKDDIGRRNGQAPNEKMKQVLKKTIEEAKAIISKKHVEANVCVTMEMVKDALDQLRGAVMIVYPMGLPPYDPIRMEFENKEDLSGSQAALSVITESEAQLWWAAKELRRTKKLSDYVGKNEKTKIIVKIQRSAKAVVRREL; this is translated from the exons ATGGTTCTGCTGCACGTGAAGCGGGGCGACGAGAGCCAGTTCCTGCTGCAGGCGCCGGGGAGCACGGAGCTGGAGGAGCTCACGGTGCAGGTGGCCCGGGTCTACAACGCGCGGCTCAAGGTGCAGCGCGTCTGCTCAG aaatggaaGAATTAGCAGAACATGGCGTGTTTCTCCCTCCCAATATGCAAGGACTGACTGATGACCAGATTGAAGATTTGAAATTAAAGGATGAATGGGGTGAAAAGTGTGTCCCCAGTGCGGGTTCAGTATTTAAAAAGGATGATATTGGACGAAGGAATGGACAAG ctccAAATGAAAAGATGAAGCAAGTTTTAAAGAAGACTATAGAAGAAGCCAAAGCAATAATATCTAAG AAACACGTGGAAGCCAATGTCTGCGTTACCATGGAGATGGTGAAAGACGCCTTGGACCAGCTTCGAGGTGCAGTGATGATTGTTTATCCCATGGGGTTGCCGCCATACGATCCTATCCGGAtggaatttgaaaataaagaagaTCTGTCGGGGAGTCAG GCAGCACTCAGTGTCATCACAGAATCAGAGGCACAATTGTGGTGGGCAGCGAAGGAGCTAAGACGAACAAAGAAGCTTTCGGACTACGTGGGGAAGAATGAAAAAACCAAAATTATCGTCAAGATTCAGCGG TCGGCGAAGGCAGTTGTAAGACGTGAGCTGTAA